A window from Thunnus albacares chromosome 19, fThuAlb1.1, whole genome shotgun sequence encodes these proteins:
- the LOC122969436 gene encoding trafficking kinesin-binding protein 1-like isoform X1, with protein MDNKSRMERLTGDECELDDWYYNENDKVLCADRVGQMTKTYNDIDAVTRLLEEKERDLELAARIGQSLLKKNQTLTEQNDYLEEQVGQITEEVAQLHHELNLKDELLQFYTNAAEESEEESSGSPTGKKSKIETASGGFVSDTLQRKLKELEEENLSLRSEANHLKSETETYEEKEQQLVNDCVKELRLSSLQISTIAEELARKTEDASRQQEEITHLLSQIVDLQKKAKSYAVENEELSQHLIAAKDAQRQLTAELQELEEKYLECIEMLHEAQEELKNLRNRNYPAGTPRRYHPLGLYPMDSLAAEIEGTMRKELSLDDPECEEQKIHRKRVFETVKNVNQTVRQRSLTPTSANIPGSNQSLSARTSPQSSGLSTPRSSIYGSDINADSIALDNRTQSILMETTSNQDSSAEGREKKASGAEDLRLALRRLSLRRQNNLSERRFFEEERERRRGGHGGLHDALGQESAMTPSESIMSLGNLHLWATRGPYLPDKLQIVKPLEGSATLHHWQQLAQPHLGVILDARPGVVSKGYRPLELELEQVYPWGGFEEDEPGEQYFQNLPTSTASASPAVPSTSSTGSTNLGQPPPSLAPPSPPSPSPSPHLSNTDALAAYYPGKCMAHTSSTYTFTTCRILHPTDEQTRVTPSLNPVPASSSCVMTSTLLGTPAATPCTPRRLSLRPSESSTNLRDATRTTSTSLGLVRLLQERGISAAMYHQSQGLEHGKSSEGVLFSTSITPNRAPNPDPLRPSTPPNSPTGRGASAVPISVGFDFKSPSYDNFLASKPARSILKEVTGGMRGRQRGRDCESQTDVSVTVHNLNLLDKVKRLGVAGAQGGRAVSPSPILGPLGGLRRSGSPFGPDGIRRNRSYPAMVGASMAMKAPGPPE; from the exons ATGGACAACAAGAGCAGGATGGAGAGATTAACGGGGGATGAATGTGAGTTGGATGACTGGTACTATAACGAGAATGATAAAG TGCTATGTGCAGACAGAGTGGGCCAGATGACGAAGACGTACAATGACATCGATGCTGTCACACGTCTGTTGGAGGAG aaagagagagatttggAGCTGGCTGCGAGGATCGGCCAGTCACTCCTTAAGAAGAACCAAACCCTGACTGAGCAGAATGACTATCTGGAGGAACAAGTGGGACAAATCACAGAGGAG GTGGCCCAGCTGCACCATGAGCTGAACCTGAAGgatgagctgctgcagttttaCACCAATGCAGCTgaggagagtgaggaggagtCCAGTGGCTCGCCAAC GGGTAAGAAGAGTAAAATAGAAACAGCTTCAGGAGGCTTTGTGAGTGACACACTCCAGAGGAAACTCAAAGAGCTGGAAGAAGAGAACCTGTCGCTCCGCTCAGAG GCTAACCATCTAAAGTCAGAGACGGAAACATATGAGGAAAAGGAACAGCAGCTTGTTAATGACTGTGTGAAGGAACTCA GGTTATCAAGTCTCCAGATCTCTACCATAGCGGAGGAATTGGCTCGTAAGACTGAGGATGCCTCCCGGCAGCAAGAGGAAATCACACACCTCCTCTCTCAGATAGTCGACCTGCAAAAGAAAGCCAAATCT TATGCGGTGGAAAATGAGGAGCTCTCTCAGCACCTGATAGCAGCTAAAGATGCCCAGAGGCAGCTTACAGCAGAG CTCCAGGAGTTGGAGGAGAAGTACTTGGAGTGCATCGAGATGCTGCATGAAGcccaggaggagctgaagaacCTGAGGAACAGAAACTACCCCGCAGGAACCCCCCGACGCTACCATCCCCTGGGACTGTATCCCATG GATTCTCTGGCAGCTGAGATCGAGGGAACAATGAGGAAGGAGTTGAGTCTGGACGACCCAGAGTGCGAGGAACAGAA GATCCATCGTAAGCGTGTTTTTGAGACAGTCAAGAACGTCAATCAGACTGTCCGTCAGCGTTCACTGACTCCAACCAGCGCCAACATCCCGGGCTCCAACCAGTCTCTGTCAGCTCGCACATCGCCACAGTCCAGCGGCCTCTCCACGCCTCGCTCCAGCATATATGGAAGTGACATCAACGCAGACAGTATTGCCCTTGACAACCGGACACAGAGCATCCTGATGGAGACGACATCCAATCAAGATAG CAGTGCAGAGGGCCGAGAGAAGAAGGCGAGTGGGGCTGAGGACCTGCGGCTGGCCCTGCGCCGCCTGTCTCTGCGTAGACAAAACAACCTGAGTGAGAGGCGCTTCtttgaggaggagagggagcggAGGCGGGGAGGACATGGAGGTCTCCACGATGCCCTGGGCCAGGAGAGTGCGATGACCCCCTCAGAAAGCATCATGTCCCTTGGGAACCTCCACTTGTGGGCCACGAGAGGGCCTTACCTCCCTGACAAACTCCAGATCGTCAAACCGCTTGAAG GCTCTGCCACCCTGCACCACTGGCAGCAGTTAGCCCAGCCTCACCTCGGTGTGATTCTGGACGCCAGGCCTGGAGTCGTGTCAAAGGGCTACAGACCCCTCGAACTGGAGCTGgagcag GTGTATCCATGGGGTGGCTTTGAAGAAGATGAACCAGGGGAGCAGTACTTCCAGAATCTGCCCACCTCCACGGCCTCCGCTTCCCCAGCCGTGCCCTCCACCTCCAGCACAGGCAGCACCAACCTCGGTCAGCCACCGCCCAGCCTCGCTCcaccttctcctccctctccatccCCATCGCCACATCTCAGCAACACTGACGCCCTGG ctgcATACTACCCAGGTAAATGCATGGCTCACACCAGCTCTACTTACACCTTCACTACCTGTCGGATCCTCCACCCAACTGATGAGCAGACGCGGGTCACACCAAG TCTAAACCCAGTCCCAGCGTCGTCCTCCTGTGTGATGACCAGCACTCTGTTGGGTACTCCTGCTGCTACACCCTGCACGCCCCGCAGGCTCAGTCTCAGGCCCTCTGAATCCTCAACTAACCTCAG AGATGCAACACGTACCACCAGCACATCCCTGGGGTTAGTGCGCCTTCTCCAGGAGAGAGGGATCTCAGCAGCAATGTATCACCAGAGTCAGGGCCTGGAGCATGGAAAGAGCAGCGAAGGGGTTTTATTCAGCACGTCCATCACTCCCAACAGAGCCCCCAACCCTGACCCCCTGCGCCCCTCTACTCCTCCAAACTCCCCCACAGGGCGGGGAGCTTCAGCTGTGCCAATATCCGTGGGCTTCGACTTCAAGAGCCCCTCCTATGACAACTTCCTGGCTTCCAAACCGGCCCGTTCCATTCTGAAAGAAGTGACGGGAGGGATGAGGggcaggcagagagggagggactgcGAAAGCCAGACGGACGTTAGCGTGACCGTTCACAACCTCAACCTCCTGGATAAGGTGAAGCGGCTGGGTGTGGCCGGAGCTCAAGGGGGCAGAGCAGTGAGTCCCAGCCCCATCCTGGGGCCTCTGGGCGGGCTGCGCAGATCCGGCTCTCCTTTTGGGCCCGATGGAATAAGAAGGAACCGGAGTTATCCAGCCATGGTTGGAGCCAGCATGGCCATGAAGGCTCCAGGGCCCCCGGAGTAG